DNA sequence from the Acetoanaerobium noterae genome:
CCGCCTATATTAAAATCAATAGGGACGGTTCTTTTTGGTAATCAATAGGGACGGTTCTTTTTGGTAATCAATAGGGACGGTTCTTTTTGGTAATCAATAGGGACGGTAATCAATAGGGACGGTTCTTTTTGATTTTTGTAAGAATCTGAATTAAAAGAGAAGGTTCTTAATGATTATTGCTCTATTTAAAAACAATTATAAAAAAATAGAATTAAATGAAAGTGGTCAAAAAGAACCGTCCCTCATGATTGGTCGTCCCTCATGATTTAGTCTCTCATGATTTAATTAAACTTCTAGTTATTAAAATTTTAATTTTTTTGAAGCATTGTCAGAGCTTTAAAAAAAAGTTAAAATTAGTAATGTAGGAGGCTGTTTATGCTAAATTATAAATCACTTAAAGAACACGTTTACGAATATATATCAAATCAAATAAGGGATGAAGCACTTAAACCTGGAGAAAAAATAAATGAAAATGTAATCTGTGAAACTTTGAAAATTTCTAGAACCCCTGTGCGTGAGGCACTGATTCAGATGGCAAACGATGGATACATAGAGCAGATTCCAAGAAGGGGCTTTGTAGTTAAGAGTATATCTTTAGAGAGGGTTCATAATATTTATGAAATTCTAGGAGCTCTAGAGGCTCTAGCAGCGACACTTAGTCTTTCTAACTGGGATGAAGATTCTATTGATGAGCTTGCTGATATGGCAAAGCAAATGGATGAGCTAATTGATAAAGAAGACTATACTGGTTACTATCAAGCTCAAAATGAATTTCATCTATTTATAAATAAGGCAAGCAATAATTCTGATTTAGTAGATATGATAGAAAATTTGAAAAGATCCTTTATAAGACAAGCATACAGTGGCAATGACCCTGATGAATACAAGCTTGCTCTTAAGAAAACAAATGAAGAACATTATCATATTATTGATTTAATAAAAGCCCAGGATTCAGATGGTTTAAGAAAATATATGCAAGAGGTTCACTGGAATGCTAAGTATGCTTCCATGGAGATGCTTATTTAGAAGCTGTAGAAATACAGTTTCTTTTTTTGTGCTTTTTATGTTGACTAATTTTCAGAATTATCATACAATATCTTAAAGATATATTATATATAATATATAATATACAAAATACACAATAAATACATTGAAACAGGAGGCTTATTATGTTTAAAAATTGTATTGTAAGAAAACCAGCAAAATCAATGGTTGAAGGAATAACATCAGCTCCAGAACTAGGTAAACCAGATTATGAATTAGCACTAAAACAACATGAGCAGTATGTCAAAGCCTTAGAATCATGTGGGGTGAAGGTGCTAGTTTTAGAAGCTATGGAAGATTTTCCAGATTCTTGTTTTGTGGAGGATGTAGCTATTTGTACTGATAAATGCGCAGTTATTACTAATCCTGGGGCAGCATCTAGAAATAAAGAAATTTTAGGAATAGAGCCGGCTATTAGAGAGTATTTTAATGATGAGGATGTTCATCGCATAACTTCTCCAGGGACTTTAGATGGTGGAGATGTTATGATGGTAGGCAATCATTTTTATATAGGTTTATCTGAAAGAACAAATATGGAAGGTGCAAATCAGCTCATAGAGCATTTGGGAAAATACGGTAAGACTGGTGAGGCAGTACCTCTTTTTGAAGTGCTACATTTAAAAACAGCTCTTGCATATCTAGAAAATAATCACTTAATTGTGGGTGGGGAATTTATAACTCATCCAACCTTTGAAAAATTTAACAAAATTGAAATTACAGAAGATGAAGCCTATGCTTGTAACTGCATTTGGATGAATGATACGATAATAGTTCCAGAAGGATATCCGAAAACTCAAAAAGCAATTGAGGACAAGGGATTTAAAATAATTACTGTGGATACTT
Encoded proteins:
- a CDS encoding dimethylarginine dimethylaminohydrolase family protein, whose product is MFKNCIVRKPAKSMVEGITSAPELGKPDYELALKQHEQYVKALESCGVKVLVLEAMEDFPDSCFVEDVAICTDKCAVITNPGAASRNKEILGIEPAIREYFNDEDVHRITSPGTLDGGDVMMVGNHFYIGLSERTNMEGANQLIEHLGKYGKTGEAVPLFEVLHLKTALAYLENNHLIVGGEFITHPTFEKFNKIEITEDEAYACNCIWMNDTIIVPEGYPKTQKAIEDKGFKIITVDTSEYRKLDGGLSCLSLRF
- a CDS encoding GntR family transcriptional regulator, with amino-acid sequence MLNYKSLKEHVYEYISNQIRDEALKPGEKINENVICETLKISRTPVREALIQMANDGYIEQIPRRGFVVKSISLERVHNIYEILGALEALAATLSLSNWDEDSIDELADMAKQMDELIDKEDYTGYYQAQNEFHLFINKASNNSDLVDMIENLKRSFIRQAYSGNDPDEYKLALKKTNEEHYHIIDLIKAQDSDGLRKYMQEVHWNAKYASMEMLI